From Corallococcus caeni:
GTCCGTCAGCGGCTTGCCCTTGTACGTCTTTCCCAAGAGGCCGCGCACGTCCGCCATCGCGTAGAAGGCCCCTTCCGGCAGCCGGCAGCGGATGCCGGGGATGGCGTTGAGCCCCGCGACGAACAGGTCCCTGCGCTCGCGGTACTCGTTCACCATCGCGGTGATGGTGTCCGTGGGGCCGTTGAGCGCCGCCAGCGCCGCCTTCTGGGTGATGGAGGACGCGTTGGACGTGGACTGGTCCTGCACCAGCTGCATGCCGGAGATGAGCGCCTTGGGGCCCGCCGCGTAGCCCAGCCGCCATCCCGTCATCGCGTAGGACTTGGACAGGCCGTTGGACACCAGCAGCCGCGGCACCAGGTCCGGCGCCACGTTGCCGATGTTGAGGAACGGCTCCCCCGTGTAGAGGAGCTTCTCGTACATGTCGTCGGTGACGAGCATGCAGTCGTGGCCGCGCACCGCGTCCGCGATGCCCTCCAGCGTGGCGCGCGAGTACACCGCGCCCGTGGGGTTGGCCGGGCTGTTGAGCACGATGGCGCGCGTGCGCGGGGTGAGCGCCTTCTTGATGGCCGCGGGGTCCGGCGCGTAGCCGTCCTCCTCGCGCGTGGGGACGATGACCGGCGTGCCGCCCGCCAGGTGCACCATGTCCGGGTAGCTCACCCAGTACGGCGCGAAGATGATGACCTCATCCCCTTCGTCCAGCAGCGCCTGGAAGCAGTTGTAGAGCGACTGCTTGCCGCCCGCCGTCACCACCACCTGATCCGGCGCGTACTTGAGGCCGTTGTCCTTCTCCAGCTTGCGGCAGACGGCCTCGCGCAGCTCCGGCATGCCCGCGGTGGCGGTGTACTTCGTGAAGCCCGAGCGGAGCGCGTCGATGGCCGCCTGCTTCACGAACTCCGGCGTGTCGAAGTCCGGCTCACCGGCGGCGAGCACCACCACGTCCTTGCCACCTGCGGCGAGCGCCTTGGCGCGGGCGTTGAGGGCCAGGGTGGCGGAGGGCTTGATGGCATTCAGCCGGCGGGCGAGTTTCATGTGCCTTGCCTAGCGCGGAACTCCCGAAGCCGACAAGCACTACGGGCACGCCGCGTTGCCCGGCTGCCCTTCCGTCGCCCTACGGTTTCGGGCCGAACTTCTTCTTCAGCCCCGCGTTCACGTTCGGGGGGACGAGCCCTTCCACGTTCCCTCCGAAGGTGGCGACCTCCCGGACGAGCTGCGAGGAGATGTAGAAGTAGTCCTCGCCCGTCATCATGAAGACAGTGTCGATGTCCGGCGCCAGCTTGCGGTTCATGTTCGCCAGCTGGAACTCGTATTCGAAGTCCGACACCGCGCGCAGCCCGCGGATGACGACGCTCACGTTGCGCTGGTGCACGTAGTCCACGAGCAGGCCGTGGAAGGCGTCCACCTCCACGCGGGGGTCGTTCACCGCCTCGCGGATGAGCTCGATGCGCTCCTCCTGGCTGAAGAGGGGCGTCTTCTTCGGGTTCACCGCGATGGCGACGATGAGCCGGTCGAACATCTTCAGGCTGCGCTGGATGAGGCTCAGGTGCCCGTTGGTGAGCGGATCAAACGAACCAGGATAGATGGCAACCGGCATGGGTGCGCAGGAGTCTCGGCGGGCCCACGGGGCGGGTCAAGCGCACGTCACGGCGCCCGGTAGAAGCTCACCAGGGTGTCCCCGAACCGGCGCTGATCCTCCCGGGTGAGCCCCGCGTGGGCGTCCGGGGCCGCCTCCCGCTTGTCGTGCTCCACCACCACCGTGCCGCCCGGCGTCACCACGCCCGCGGCCGCCACCGCGTCCAGCACCGTCTCCACCACGCGCGCCGCGTAGGGCGGATCCGCGAAGACGAGCTCGAACTTCTCCCCCTGCTTGCCCAGCGTCCCCAGCGCGCGCACCACGGGCTGCGCCAGGATGGACACCTGGGCGGTGAAGCCCAGGTCGTCGGTGTTCTTGCGGCACAGGGCCAGGGCCTCGCGGTCCTGGTCCACCAGCACCAGCCGGCCCGCGCCCCGCGACAGGGCCTCCAGCCCCAGCGCGCCGGTGCCCGCGTACAGGTCCAGCACGGCCTGGCCGTCCAGGAACTGGCCCAGCATGTTGAAGATGGTTTCACGGACCCGGTCCGCCGTGGGGCGGATGTGTCCGGACGACGGCTTGGGCCCCGTCAGGGCCCGGCCCTTCGCGCTGCCTGCAACGATGCGCATGGGCGCCCTTCTAGCCCAGGTCCCCGTCCGGCTTCGCCAGGAACGCCATGGCCACCGACGCCGAGCGGTGCGCCCCCAGCGCCGCCAGCGCCTCCGTGGCCTCCGCGAAGGACAGCGCCTCCAGCGTCTCGCGCGAGGCGGGCGACAGGGGCGGCAGCCCCTCCTCCAGCACGGACAAGAGCTCCCCGGCCGGCATGCCCGCCGCCTGGGCCCGCGCCACCACCTGCTCGCGCACCTCCGGCGGCCAGGCGCGCAGGGCCAGCGGACCGAAGGGCCCTGCCCGGTCCACCTTGCGCACGCCCGCGGCCACGTAGCTGGACAGCCCCCCGGAGGCCCCCGGGGACACGTCGCCCACCGCCACCGCCACGCCCTTCCCGGCGGCGGTCTCCACCACCCGCCGGAGCAGCTCCACGTCCAGCTCCGCGCCGGGCTCGCCGGCCCCCAGCTGCGCGTCCGACACGCGCAGGAAGCGCACCGGGACCTGCCACTGCGACAGCCCCTCCAGCAGCGTCTCGCACGCGTCCACCAGCCCGCCGGAGGACGCCTGCGGCGGGGACACCTCCAGCGACAGCTCGCGCTCCTTGAGCGGGCCCACCAGCGCGTTCACCGCCTCCACCGCCTCGTAGGAGGTGAGGCGCGACAGGTCCAGCGACACCAGCGCGAAGCCGGCGTCCACCACGCGGAAGAGCCCTTCCTGGAGCGCGTCCAGCACGTCCGCGTCCGTGGACGTCACGCGCAGGGGACCGGCCTGGAGGAACAGGGGCCGGGTGTGCCCGGCCTCCTGGGCGGCCGCGTGCACCGACTGCACGAAGCGCTCCGGCGCGCCCCGGTCCGCCAGCGGGTGCGGACACGCCAGGCCCAGCACCGCGTCCTCCGCTCGGGCCGCGCCCAAGAGGCCCGGCAGCGCGCCCTTCGCCAGCACCGGCAGGCACGGCAGCGCCGTGGGCGTGGACTCCAGCGCCCGCAGCAGCTCCCGCGGATCCAGCAGGGGCACCCGGGAGCCCGGGCCCACCCGCGCCACCACGTTGCCCGGCCGCAGCGACAACACCTTGTCCAGCACGCTCATAGGAGCCGGCCAGAATCCCCGCCCCGCGCGCCTTTCGCAAGCGCGGGCTCAGTGCACCTCGCCCAGGTGAGCGTAGGACTGGCTCTCGATCTGGATGGTGGTGTGGTCGATGCCGAAGCGGTCGAAGAGGTCGTGCTTCACCGCGGACAGGATGTCGTCGTTGTTGCAGACCATGGGGTCCGCCACCACCAGGTGCGCCGACAGCGCGTACATCCCGCTGGAGATGGTCCACACGTGCAGGTCGTGCACCGCCTGCACGCCCGGCACCTTCCCCATGAGGTCCCGTACCTGCTCCAGGTCCACGTGCGCGGGCACCGCCTCCAGCAGCACGTCCACCGCGTCCCTCACCAGCCGCAGCGCGCCCACGACGATGATCATGGAGATGAGCACGGAGATGATGGGGTCCACGATGTACCAGCCGGTCCACCACATCACGCCCGCGCCAATCAGCACGCCCACCGACGACAGCGTGTCCCCCAGGACGTGCAGGAATGCGCCGCGCACGTTCATGGAGTGCGTCTGGTGCAGGAAGCCCAGCGCCGCCAGGTTCGCCACCAGACCGATGCCCGCCACCAGCGCCATGGGCCCCAGCTCCACCGGGGCCGGCGTGCGCATGCGCTGCCAGGCCTCCATCAGGATGAAGATGGTGATGACCAGCAGCAGCACCCCGTTGAGCAGCGCGCTCAAAATCTCCATCCGGTAGTAGCCGTAGGTCTTCTTCAGGTCCGCGGGCCGCCCGGCGAACCACAGCGCCAGCAGGCTGAGGATCATGGCCGACACGTCC
This genomic window contains:
- a CDS encoding cation diffusion facilitator family transporter: MSAPPHTHGRAGHGHSHDHDDHSHHGHSHGPGHGHSHGPKRGGLAEERRKDRRRLLFALGLTATIMVAEAVGGFLTNSLALLSDAGHMLTDVSAMILSLLALWFAGRPADLKKTYGYYRMEILSALLNGVLLLVITIFILMEAWQRMRTPAPVELGPMALVAGIGLVANLAALGFLHQTHSMNVRGAFLHVLGDTLSSVGVLIGAGVMWWTGWYIVDPIISVLISMIIVVGALRLVRDAVDVLLEAVPAHVDLEQVRDLMGKVPGVQAVHDLHVWTISSGMYALSAHLVVADPMVCNNDDILSAVKHDLFDRFGIDHTTIQIESQSYAHLGEVH
- a CDS encoding pyridoxal phosphate-dependent aminotransferase is translated as MKLARRLNAIKPSATLALNARAKALAAGGKDVVVLAAGEPDFDTPEFVKQAAIDALRSGFTKYTATAGMPELREAVCRKLEKDNGLKYAPDQVVVTAGGKQSLYNCFQALLDEGDEVIIFAPYWVSYPDMVHLAGGTPVIVPTREEDGYAPDPAAIKKALTPRTRAIVLNSPANPTGAVYSRATLEGIADAVRGHDCMLVTDDMYEKLLYTGEPFLNIGNVAPDLVPRLLVSNGLSKSYAMTGWRLGYAAGPKALISGMQLVQDQSTSNASSITQKAALAALNGPTDTITAMVNEYRERRDLFVAGLNAIPGIRCRLPEGAFYAMADVRGLLGKTYKGKPLTDSLQMSEALLNDFLVAAVPGDPFGAPGYIRMSFVTSREVLQKGLARLRDFVAALS
- the coaD gene encoding pantetheine-phosphate adenylyltransferase: MPVAIYPGSFDPLTNGHLSLIQRSLKMFDRLIVAIAVNPKKTPLFSQEERIELIREAVNDPRVEVDAFHGLLVDYVHQRNVSVVIRGLRAVSDFEYEFQLANMNRKLAPDIDTVFMMTGEDYFYISSQLVREVATFGGNVEGLVPPNVNAGLKKKFGPKP
- the rsmD gene encoding 16S rRNA (guanine(966)-N(2))-methyltransferase RsmD — encoded protein: MRIVAGSAKGRALTGPKPSSGHIRPTADRVRETIFNMLGQFLDGQAVLDLYAGTGALGLEALSRGAGRLVLVDQDREALALCRKNTDDLGFTAQVSILAQPVVRALGTLGKQGEKFELVFADPPYAARVVETVLDAVAAAGVVTPGGTVVVEHDKREAAPDAHAGLTREDQRRFGDTLVSFYRAP